A window of Bufo gargarizans isolate SCDJY-AF-19 chromosome 9, ASM1485885v1, whole genome shotgun sequence contains these coding sequences:
- the LOC122919596 gene encoding gap junction delta-2 protein-like: MGEWTILERLLEAAVQQHSTMIGRILLTVVVIFRILIVAIVGETVYEDEQTMFMCNTLQPGCNQACYDRAFPISHIRYWVFQIILVCTPSLCFITYSVHQSAKQRDRRYSFLYPLLEKELPRENRRMKNINGILMQNPDLSSKDEPDCLEVKEIPNTPKKAAKSPKVKRQEGISRFYIIQVFFRNALEIGFLAGQYFLYGFSVPPIFECDRYPCLKEVECYVSRPTEKTVFLVFMFAVSGICVLLNLAELNHLGWRKIKTAMRGVQARRKSVCEVRKKEPSTLAQVPTLGRTQSSESAYV; this comes from the coding sequence GATTCTGCTGACTGTAGTGGTCATTTTCCGCATATTAATTGTGGCCATCGTTGGCGAGACGGTCTACGAAGACGAGCAGACTATGTTCATGTGCAACACTCTTCAGCCTGGCTGCAACCAAGCCTGCTACGATCGAGCTTTCCCAATCTCCCACATCCGGTACTGGGTCTTCCAGATAATCCTTGTGTGCACACCAAGCCTCTGCTTCATTACATACTCTGTCCATCAGTCTGCAAAGCAGAGGGACCGGAGATATTCCTTTCTCTACCCCCTGCTAGAGAAGGAACTGCCACGAGAAAACAGGAGAATGAAAAATATCAATGGGATCTTAATGCAGAACCCAGACTTGTCCTCCAAGGATGAACCAGACTGCTTGGAAGTAAAAGAGATCCCGAACACTCCCAAGAAAGCAGCCAAAAGCCCCAAGGTGAAACGTCAAGAGGGCATTTCCCGCTTCTACATCATTCAGGTCTTCTTTAGGAATGCTTTAGAGATTGGGTTCCTTGCAGGACAATACTTCCTTTATGGCTTCAGTGTTCCACCCATCTTTGAGTGCGACCGCTACCCTTGCTTAAAGGAGGTGGAGTGCTATGTATCTCGGCCAACCGAGAAGACAGTCTTCCTGGTCTTCATGTTTGCCGTCAGTGGCATCTGTGTCCTTCTTAACTTAGCCGAGCTAAACCACCTTGGTTGGCGAAAGATCAAGACGGCCATGAGGGGAGTACAGGCTCGCAGGAAGTCAGTGTGCGAGGTGCGTAAAAAGGAGCCATCCACCCTGGCTCAAGTGCCAACGTTGGGGAGGACACAGTCCAGTGAGTCGGCTTATGTTTGA